A section of the Mycobacteriales bacterium genome encodes:
- a CDS encoding helix-turn-helix transcriptional regulator, whose product MAVLRTLLGEALRDTRLRQHRTLREVSTAARVSLGYLSEVERGQKEASSELLASICGALGVRLSDLLRDVSETLRIVEPEPLPVPVPTGARRLHAAPDVSAAA is encoded by the coding sequence GTGGCGGTCCTGAGGACGCTGCTCGGCGAGGCCCTGCGCGACACCCGGCTGCGCCAGCACCGCACGCTGCGCGAGGTCTCGACCGCCGCGCGGGTGAGCCTGGGCTACCTCAGCGAGGTGGAGCGCGGCCAGAAGGAAGCGTCCTCCGAGCTGCTCGCGAGCATCTGCGGCGCCCTCGGTGTCCGGCTGTCGGACCTGCTGCGCGACGTCAGCGAGACGCTGCGGATCGTCGAGCCCGAGCCGCTCCCGGTGCCCGTCCCCACCGGCGCCCGCCGCCTGCACGCCGCCCCGGACGTCTCCGCCGCCGCTTGA